The following proteins are encoded in a genomic region of Ostrea edulis chromosome 7, xbOstEdul1.1, whole genome shotgun sequence:
- the LOC125654405 gene encoding pentraxin fusion protein-like isoform X2: protein MERNVYVLLGAEICKTGSPSGYQCRLLMNYKKQGYVATDPSNQDCQFLEMEEKDVINVAAKRPTSVSSIRLGQSQFGPSNVVDGVTDCPLLGGYLAMTRFQISPWIQVDFESPVDVLKVLIFGRQDCCYERLHNLHVSVHDGVTYHVCGYYDGPPTQRTHIMVYCKNIIQSPLVVITLNGGGLQSLELCEMAVFGR from the exons ATGGAACGT AATGTGTATGTTTTGCTGGGAGCCGAGATATGCAAAACTGGCTCTCCATCGGGTTATCAATGTCGGCTTCTAATGAACTACAAGAAACAGGGCTATGTGGCTACTGATCCCAGCAACCAAGACTGTCAGTTTCTGGAAATG GAGGAGAAGGATGTCATCAATG TTGCTGCCAAAAGACCTACAAGTGTTAGTTCTATCCGTCTTGGGCAGTCGCAGTTTGGGCCATCTAACGTAGTGGATGGGGTTACGGATTGCCCTTTGCTTGGCGGGTACCTTGCCATGACCAGGTTTCAAATAAGCCCATGGATCCAGGTTGATTTCGAGAGTCCAGTGGATGTGTTGAAAGTTTTGATTTTCGGAAGACAGGACTGCTGTT ACGAGAGACTTCACAACTTACACGTTTCTGTGCATGATGGTGTAACTTACCATGTTTGTGGCTATTACGATGGACCCCCTACGCAAAGGACCCACATCATGGTCTACTGTAAAAATATAATCCAAAGTCCACTGGTTGTCATCACATTAAATGGCGGTGGTCTGCAAAGTTTGGAACTTTGTGAAATGGCAGTTTTCGGACGATAA
- the LOC125654405 gene encoding uncharacterized protein LOC125654405 isoform X1 codes for MERVSYGLVMLLLSQYVHCQMTGNYLLSSLSGGISNHSKMFEDSVFGFSYIETLSKCLFVYFRYQNVYVLLGAEICKTGSPSGYQCRLLMNYKKQGYVATDPSNQDCQFLEMEEKDVINVAAKRPTSVSSIRLGQSQFGPSNVVDGVTDCPLLGGYLAMTRFQISPWIQVDFESPVDVLKVLIFGRQDCCYERLHNLHVSVHDGVTYHVCGYYDGPPTQRTHIMVYCKNIIQSPLVVITLNGGGLQSLELCEMAVFGR; via the exons ATGGAACGTGTGAGTTACGGTCTTGTAATGCTTCTGTTGTCTCAATACGTACACTGTCAAATGACAGGTAACTACTTGTTGTCCTCCTTAAGCGGGGGCATCAGTAATCACTCTAAGATGTTTGAGGACTCGGTATTCGGATTCTCGTACATAGAGACGCTGAGTAAATGTTTATTTGTGTACTTCCGCTATCAGAATGTGTATGTTTTGCTGGGAGCCGAGATATGCAAAACTGGCTCTCCATCGGGTTATCAATGTCGGCTTCTAATGAACTACAAGAAACAGGGCTATGTGGCTACTGATCCCAGCAACCAAGACTGTCAGTTTCTGGAAATG GAGGAGAAGGATGTCATCAATG TTGCTGCCAAAAGACCTACAAGTGTTAGTTCTATCCGTCTTGGGCAGTCGCAGTTTGGGCCATCTAACGTAGTGGATGGGGTTACGGATTGCCCTTTGCTTGGCGGGTACCTTGCCATGACCAGGTTTCAAATAAGCCCATGGATCCAGGTTGATTTCGAGAGTCCAGTGGATGTGTTGAAAGTTTTGATTTTCGGAAGACAGGACTGCTGTT ACGAGAGACTTCACAACTTACACGTTTCTGTGCATGATGGTGTAACTTACCATGTTTGTGGCTATTACGATGGACCCCCTACGCAAAGGACCCACATCATGGTCTACTGTAAAAATATAATCCAAAGTCCACTGGTTGTCATCACATTAAATGGCGGTGGTCTGCAAAGTTTGGAACTTTGTGAAATGGCAGTTTTCGGACGATAA